CATGCTCATGGGAAAAGTTTGATAAATGTGCTCCCCCTCccatgaataaaaataaataaataagacaaAAGAAATGTAACTGACGCTTGGGAAAGAattccaaacataaaatattataaaaatgaaactgTGTCAAGTACTCAACTAGTTCTTCACACTAAACAAGTTCTTAGTTCTGGCCAAAAACTAAAAGTATTTTTAAGTTCTAGGAATTCAACCATCCCATTGACATAATTCTGAAAACCTTTAGATGTAAAAAAGACTTACCAAGCGTCCACCAGCAATTATGGCTGTGATCGCAACTGCTGCCTTTACAGCAGCAAGTCCAAGTGCTTCAGCAATGGCTTGAAAACCAATCTGAACAGTAGCAGATGAAGTTACTTAGCACAACAAAAATAAGTAGACTgcactattttttatttgaatcaaGTGGTCAAAATACTGGCACTGAACtgtaaatcaaataaaaaagaaaccgAAAGCTCAGGTTTGACTTATGgagatataatatatatatataaatgtatgtatatatatatataaatgtatgtatgtatgtatatatatataaatgtatgtatgtatgtatatatatataaatgtatgtatgtatgtatgtatagaAAGAGTTTCGAGAGAGCAAAAGTAATGTTACCCCTCCTTTTGATGAATTTGGTGAAATGAGAGGTATAAGTATTAGCAAAACCACAACAGCCAAATCCtgaaaaataaccaaaagtAAGGTGTGTAACTAATTTAGGTCCAAGATTTGTAAAACGGGAATAAATAATATGGATGATGGAACAGCTTGCAATTTAATTATCAAGAATCAGCACACATAACCATCAACTTCACTTAACCACGCGTTAAATTTAAAACTCTGATACTTATTTGCTGTATGTAGCAGGGCACTAATATCGAAGGAGCTTATGGGTGGAACTACGCATTATGCATAGCTGATGCTGATCACCCTACAATAATTGCCCACTGTAAAGATGCAAACCCAAAGATTCATAAAGCATGGATCTATGTGTCAGCATGAGTCTAGATGTTCAGTTGAATCAAGATGACCACAGACTCTTAGTTTGACCTTAAAATGTATGTCAATTTCCAGAAAATGATTTCTGTTGAAACCAATTGAGCcttaatatatttttgaaaattcaaaatgaccTGGAAAAGTAAGACAGAAAACGTAGCACGGCCATGGCGTGATGTGCTCTCACCCCGCTCTTGCAAGACCTGAAAAATAAGTTCAAAAGAATATCCATTAGAAACTTTTGCAGTCTTATAGAAAAAACTAATTGGGAGAAACATGCGAAATGCAACACACAACCCATATATAACATGGAGAGATTAAAACACAGATAAAACAAGAAATCTAGAGCAGAAGAAAAACTCAATATCTTTGTCATCCACTCAATCAACATCCTTAAATAAGATTCCTGTAACTCTTCCCTAGGATGTTTCTTGCTCTTCTGTACAACTCTGACCACCACACCAGAATTTACACATAAAGAACAATTTCCTAcatactcaattttttttaacaaactgAGCATGCCAACCCAATGAAACAAACTGAGCTAGGTATCCCGATAAATACTAAAGTAAGATAGGATAAAACCCCATATTATGAAGCCACTGAACAATGCAGAAGAATGTAAACAACCTTTTGTGCTGCCCTCTGCCCTCGACACAAATAATACCTATTCATCCATATTCCACCTCTAACCCACAAATTATCAACGAATAAAATGTTATGGTGAGCTGCTGTTCACATGAAGAAGGCTCCCTTAAATTGAACATTCACACCCCACACGCCTTTCTCAAAGGAGGTATTGAAGGTATCCAGATACTCAAATATAAGAGGCTTGTATTTCACCATCTATCTAcctatttatttacttttcgAATGAGTAATCAATAGAATTATAGATGCTTGTATAATAATCATCCCATAACCATTACCTGCAGAACAACTGCAGTGGATGACAAAGCCAGGCCATTGCCAATTACAATTGCAGCAGGACCAGGCAGCCCACAAACATAATGAGCAACCACACCAACCACAATAGCTGTCACCAAAACCTGCATTCATTATGCATATTAAGAATTCAATAGCAAACTTAATTATTAATAacacataataataaaaaatcttaaTAATGGCCAGGACGAAATgaatatgagaaaatcaccTGAGCAGAGCCCAATCCAAATACATATTTCTTCATGGAACTCAACCTTTCAACAGAAAGCTAAAAAATGCAAAGCCAAAGTCTTCTTGTTAATTTTCCTCATTGTAATTCAGATCAAGCATATAATTCTTTCAtcaaattgaagatgaaaTGCAAACGTAGAATAGCAATATATCCAATTTATAGAGTCCACCTCGAGGCCAATGTTGAACAGTAAGAAAACAACTCCAAATTCAGCAATTGCCTTTGTCCCATGTACATGACGAATAATAGAGAGGCCATAAGGCCCAATCAAGATGCCAGCAGCTAAGTACCCAAGAACAGGACTGCCTAAAGATAGCAGCATACAGATGACACCAATCAGTTAAATGGCATCATAAATCTCAGATACACAATATTTAGGCCCAGGTAGTTCAGAACCATAGAACAGATGATGGTGTGGTGTGGAAAGGATTCACAACAAATTTTGTCAACTTCTCATCAAATCCAtagaattattttcttaatgaaACTTATTCTAGCTAAGTTCAAGAAAGTGTAATGAGGGCCAAGGATTTTAGATtgatgtggtataaaaattgGATAAGTGCTAGTCTAGATCATAATTAGAAAGGGCATAGGACAAGCAAAGCAAGTAAAAATGAAACAGTAAAAGACCTATAGCTAGCATATTTAGTAAATGTCTAGTGTTTGGTGGAACTCTGAACATTATGGTTCATACTCTAAAAGCTTGTAAAGCAATGCAACTCTGTAACCAAGACAGAAAATACTATGCACCTATCTACATttgaaatggaaaacaaaacaaccaagcatgaaatAGATATTAAAGGTATAGAGATTCAGTTACCTCCAGGAATCCTTTGAAATACAGGCACAAATATCACACTTGCTAACAATAACCATAACATGTCAAAGAGAGAGGCTTCCTCCTCATTCACCTGAGAAAAAGATAGATTAAATGAGAAAGTAGAAAGATACATTTTAGACCAGGAGCAAAATTATGTTGGAACATACCTCTTGATGTGGAAGCATATCAATTAGTTTTTTAATTCTTCTAGGAAGTTTCTGTAATTCTCGAACTAGAGGCTTAGCACTTGAGGAAACTTCTTCAATACTAGTGGTCATGACTTCTGGCTGCTGTATCAGTTGTGCGGCCCTTTCTGCTCGATTAGTATAAAAGGTGAGCCTGTGATAAATTTCAGCATCTTGAGATCAAAGGAAGTCAAGTCGTACACCCgaaataacaatttaataataagAGCTGGAAAAACTTTAACAGAAAGCCCTTTTGAAAGAACAAAGGAAGAAGAgctgtattaaaaaataataataataaataaataaaaagatgcaTCCCGGTGACAAAGTAGCAGCTGCTTTCATGATTTTTAGTGGAAGGGAACACTTTCAGAAGCTATTAATCAATGACTCATTATACAATCATGTTCCCATGGCAATTTGTAACCACCAAAGGAAAACTTTTACTGggaaagttttggaatttcataatttgtaatttaacAGGTTATCATGTTTATCTCAGTCCTGATAAAGTTCTTTAGGCATCTCCTGAAACACACTAGATGCAGAGGATTCCTAAACGCGTACAATTTTTCTCCCAGATTTCCACAGAAAATCCAGGTATGTCATCCAGAATATTGATTAACATAGATCAGAAACACAAATGTAGTCAGAAAATACCTGATAAATCTTTCAGCGCAGAATTCTGACACTAGAGGGGAGCAAAAAGAGGGGCAACAATAAATGAAAGAACAAGTATAAACAACAATACATACCCCACTCCAAATAGGAAGATCCCGACAACCAGCTTGGGCCATTGCTTCCTTGCATACTCCATCAGACCCTGGAAAACAGATGTTGGAGTCCCATCtgcagaagagaagaaagaagcagAAAAGAAACGAGAAGATTTCTTCAATAATGTCTTGGGAGCATTTGACGGTGAACTCTCCCTAGGCAAATCCTTCTGAGTTTCCTGCTTTTTAGTTTGAACCACATTCTTTGACTTGTCAGCTTCTACTTCAGCTTCTTTAAGAGAATCTAAATATAACTTTCCATTCTCATGATCACTCAAATCAACAGATTGATTCGCGTCTTCCAAACTCAGGCTGATTTTGTCAGAAGAGCTATCTGGTAGAGGCTTGACAGCCAACACATCACCATCAACTGCCACATCTCTATCCTTTTCAACAATAATCTCAGCAGAACTTCCTTGGACTACCTTCTCCTCTTCCTCCAGAGTAGCATCATCACTCAACACCTGCCCTTGGTTGTTTTCTGTGGTATCAGCAATTGAATTGGAGATAGATTTCTCTGCTCTTTGTAATGAAATTTCTGCATCATTCACACGCTGTGCAGCCTCAAGTTCAAAAGCAACAGCTTGCTCTGCCAAAAGCATTACGTTCGTTACATCCTCCTCTGCTTTCAAAGCATTCAGCTGTGCTTTCTCTGCAGCCTCATTCAACCTGTCCACTTCCTTCTGCAACTCCTCCTTTTTACTTTGTAAGCGCCTTAACTCTACCTCACTGTTGGCCAAATTTGCCTGGCATTCCTTAATATCTTCCTGGGCAACCAAAAgtgttttttcttctgcttTACAATCATGTTCCCCATCACTTTCTTGTAAAATTTCCGGTGAATCGGTCCCTCTTTTTGCGACCTCTAAAGATTCTAATGCCACCTGAAGCCTTGCCTCTGCTAATGAAAGAGCCATTGTTGCTTTCTGAACACCTTCTTTCGCAACACACTCTTCATTCACGATCTCTTGTATAGTATCAAGGGTTGAATTAACATTATTCCAAGCATTTTCTGCTTCATCCTGCAGGGATATTGCAGCTTCTGATATTTTTTGAGCCTTTTCTTCAAACATGGTACTATTACGTCGCGCAGCTTCCAATTCTCTCATGGCATTTTGCAGCAATTCCCTCATTTCGTCCAAAATAGGTGCCTCTGAcccttctttttgttcttcatgTCCATCCTCTTCTTTGGAACCACTCAACTCAGCACCATGAACAGACCCAACTCCTGAGCTCTCATCATGACCTTCTACATATTCTACATTCCGACCATTTCCATTAACGTATGCTAACGAGTCATTACTCTGACACCGCGACCACCAAACTGCTCTTGACCCTTTAACAACATTACCAAAGCTACAAGATAAAGGCATTTTCAGATTCAAATTCCACAGATGATCATCGGTTTTTTCTCTGTAGGCCAAACGTGAAATCCTACAACCACTAAAACAAACAGTTCTCTTCACCGTCTTACCGGAACATGCTTTCACAACAATTCTCGAATTACCCAGAAAGTTACAACTAACATCTTTACTCCTAAAGATAATGGGTGAATCGAAGCGGTTCAAATTTGTATAACCTGCCCCTTCACTGCCACATAACACATTAGGCTGCCGAAAACTACACGCAAGATCCATATTTGATGAACAGCCTCCACAAACCACTCAAATGTCTATAATCGCAATCAGCATCACATTGCACACTCTCATTTCTCACTGACTTTTAGACAAACAcctgataaaaataaattcgATATACTATAAGTAAAAACACATCAACATCGCTTAATCCAATCGTAGATTCACAACAAATAGCTAGCTCGAACCCTAAAACCCATCAAACACATTCGTACACACGTACGCGCACAACATGCataaattcacacacacttAAGTTCATTTCCATTAACAAAATCCATTACAAACTCATATATACACATGTATGCATACCTAAACACAgaaacacacagagagagaataaTCAGAATACAAATTAGTTTCAAAAACTACAAAGAGAAGCAGACAAACACACATGTACAGTGTATACGTATATGTAAATGCAAGTGAGTGCATGAGGCGGACTAACCGATTGGGAAGAGCCAAATTGGGGGAAAGAGCTGAGAAATCCAAAGGCGGAGTTTGAAAGGAAAATGACGGAACTGAGAACCAATCGACGTCGTCGTTTTGTGAGCAGCAGTTCGGCCCAGTCTGAGAGAAGCAATGAAACGAAATTGAGCtccacacactctctctctctctctctctctcgactAGTCTACTGcctcctctttctctccctGTTTGGAAAGTCGGAAAATGTAAACATGCCTCGTCCTCGCGACGAATTAAttaaccaaataaataatttttttgttaaaaaatggGAAGATTCTATAAAGCGCCctctttttttgattttttggggCAAGGAAAATACACCCTATTTTGTCTCCTTATATCCACACACGTACGTACCTAACACATCTCTCgctagattttaaaatttgttggaACGAAAAAGAAATTCTAAAATTTGTCAAACTCTTTTATTTCCATACATGACAATTATATCCCCTTTCAATAagattattaatattatgaaAAAGAGTAAATCTTATAAAGAAAGAATTTAACTAAATTCTTTTAACGAATAATGATACATCGAACTCGAACTCAAATATACATAGATCAGCATATTGTACATTAGCTAATTAACGTAATCTAAATATGCAATTCTTTGAAGTTTCAGAAAAGAGATACCAaccaatatttattttcctttttgttttttaagttttaaaagtAACCCGaattaaagaaatattttgaaagattattggcaaaaaaagaatatggggttatataaaagtttaatttttataatgcaacgcttcttttttattattatttttctcttcttacaTTTACAAAGAATAAAGGAATTCTAGTGtgtgaatattttctttcttttattgaaATGCCCCTTGAAGATTTGAAGTGGTgatattaatttggattttttaaaatatataaataaaaagtgttgatatttgtatatttgtatttgagcCACTATATATGCCTGAGGATATTCTTTTTAAAGACAAGGACGCAGAGTTGCAAACTCAGCAAAGATATTCAACGACGGAGGAGAGCGAGGGAAGgggattttgagtttttttatcaGGTTCACGCGGGGTCCACGTGGAAATAGAAATCAAATCTGGTGCATGCTGCCATTTGCCATTTCCgtcactctctctttctcttttttaaagCATCACGTGCACGGCACTTCCTAAAAGGATAGGCAAATGATAGGAAAACAAAGCTAAATATACATCCTCTTTTCTGTCGTCATAAACGCAAAATAATCTTTTTTAAATACGAAAAAcaattttacttttgttcctataaaaacgaaacaattttacttataatagaAGTTAAGATAGGAAGAGGGCTGAATTGTTAGAAGAGAAaatgtgaaaataaatttatttttaagaaagaaatacTTACAAATATTTTTACAATAGGTTATTTATTGATAATAAGTTACGCCATAATTAAATAAGTTtaagatattatttatttactaaaaataaaatttaaaataaaaatttgttggaCCTAAAAgatactaattttatatttatttttaaataaaatctctCTCGACGAAGTTTCGTCGACACAGGTGTATCCCGACGAAATTTGTAGGATTAGACTTGTCCTGACGAAATTTCTTCGGGGAAAGTCTAATCCAGCAAATTTCGCTGGGATAGACATGTGTCGACGAAATTTCATCAGGAGAGGTTTTCTgacctttttaaaatttcttttttaaaaaatttgaaacatataaattaggttctttacttttattttttggcccCCTTCTTtagtttaatatatataattaagtaatatcttagtctttttaattactttaatggataattattatttctttagtgaatgtttaaatattttactcatttcataaattacttaataaatatttttttttgtggactttgttttacatttttctttccacAAAATTAGTTTGGATAAATCTAAGTCTCGAACCAAAAACTCTAACTTCTGAAATTGTTCCAAAACCTTTCTCAAGCCTCAAACCCTAACCATAAGCCTACTAAAGAGTAGATACTTTCTCTtattttccaatgtgggactcaaGTTCATGTATTTCAATCAAACTCCAACAAGCAACTGATATTATCTAATCACGTTGtgacttgaatttaaatttcgAGGCTAAAATCTATTTTtggaatattaaaatatttgggaactaaaactaaatttttaggatttttattaaaatattgaacactaattattcactactAATGAAAGTATTTAACTAAGGCTAAGatactatttaattaataaaaaaggaaattttaaaaatgatattttaatagtatagccgcgcggctgtacttttGTGTTtcatgagtatagccgttcggctttACTCTTTAAATAGGATATTTTAGCCATGGAGACGCCGGCgatactctataaatagaattttaaacgtatagccgcacggctatatgatttaaatagaatattttaaaagtatagccgcccagCTATACCCTGTCATAATCTTGATTTCTCtttcttaattactttattaatagtatgttttaattactatttacttAGTGAacagtatttaaatatttgattaaataaaaataaaatattttaatgctATAGTTATACATAATGAATTATCAAGGGTATAGAAGTAACGAAGTATCATCAAAGTCAGCCACTGACAGGAGAAATATTTCAGAAGTTACAAAATGAACATCTTCACATCAGAATCAAGAAAATAGAAAGGGCTTGGATCGAGAAGTTCAATCAGTAATTAAGAACAACTTTCAAGAAGCAATTACACAATATTGGCAAGTACCTATGGCCCCAAAATATACCAAACGCATAAACGTGACGTCTAAACTCTGTCGAAGGCATCCCAACAATCACTTGGTACTTGCAATTTGTAAACGCTGCTCTAGCTCGTTGCATCTGACGAGGGTGAACTCCAATCAATGCCATTTCAGAGTGCCTGACTTGCTGAGTTCCTGAGATTCCATTAACAAGTATAGATATAATAAACAAAGGGAAAGACtagaacatatatatatatatatatatatatatatattaggaaaAGAGATACAgataatttatgaaattacacTCCCTGATACACAATAATATATTACCAAACACAAACTAATGATATGCAGAGAAACAGCTGTGACAatccttaaaataaaataaaattttaaataagcCTAATTGATCCTGAAACCAAACAACGAAGCAATCTTATATATGTCAGAAAATTAAGTTATAATTAACATAAATtgtcatattaatttattatagcacatatataaaacttgaaaatgaaTAAGCCCCAAGAAACGTTGAGAATCACTAACAAATAATAGAAAATGGGGTTAATTAGGCACTATAAACTGCCTGAAAAGGATACCTTAAAGattattctgaattttttaagGTAATGCCAGTGAATCGTTGAGTTCTATTATGTGAAAATTTTCTCTTATGCAGatgttatgtattttttaggtcaaaagtcacttttggtctctatggttttaatttacactactacaaaaagtgaaaaagacgaccagaaaacaacgacggtctaagtgaaaaccgtcgtggtttataaaaagacgacggttctaaaaacaccgtcgtgtaatacaaccttagacaactaaaaaatggagtttcaaatggctgttcaaaa
Above is a window of Prunus persica cultivar Lovell chromosome G2, Prunus_persica_NCBIv2, whole genome shotgun sequence DNA encoding:
- the LOC18784792 gene encoding K(+) efflux antiporter 2, chloroplastic, whose amino-acid sequence is MDLACSFRQPNVLCGSEGAGYTNLNRFDSPIIFRSKDVSCNFLGNSRIVVKACSGKTVKRTVCFSGCRISRLAYREKTDDHLWNLNLKMPLSCSFGNVVKGSRAVWWSRCQSNDSLAYVNGNGRNVEYVEGHDESSGVGSVHGAELSGSKEEDGHEEQKEGSEAPILDEMRELLQNAMRELEAARRNSTMFEEKAQKISEAAISLQDEAENAWNNVNSTLDTIQEIVNEECVAKEGVQKATMALSLAEARLQVALESLEVAKRGTDSPEILQESDGEHDCKAEEKTLLVAQEDIKECQANLANSEVELRRLQSKKEELQKEVDRLNEAAEKAQLNALKAEEDVTNVMLLAEQAVAFELEAAQRVNDAEISLQRAEKSISNSIADTTENNQGQVLSDDATLEEEEKVVQGSSAEIIVEKDRDVAVDGDVLAVKPLPDSSSDKISLSLEDANQSVDLSDHENGKLYLDSLKEAEVEADKSKNVVQTKKQETQKDLPRESSPSNAPKTLLKKSSRFFSASFFSSADGTPTSVFQGLMEYARKQWPKLVVGIFLFGVGLTFYTNRAERAAQLIQQPEVMTTSIEEVSSSAKPLVRELQKLPRRIKKLIDMLPHQEVNEEEASLFDMLWLLLASVIFVPVFQRIPGGSPVLGYLAAGILIGPYGLSIIRHVHGTKAIAEFGVVFLLFNIGLELSVERLSSMKKYVFGLGSAQVLVTAIVVGVVAHYVCGLPGPAAIVIGNGLALSSTAVVLQVLQERGESTSRHGRATFSVLLFQDLAVVVLLILIPLISPNSSKGGIGFQAIAEALGLAAVKAAVAITAIIAGGRLLLRPIYRQIAENQNAEIFSANTLLVILGTSLLTARAGLSMALGAFLAGLLLAETEFSLQVESDIAPYRGLLLGLFFMTVGMSIDPKLLVSNFPVIAGTLGLLIGGKSLLVVLIGKIFGVSIISAIRVGLLLAPGGEFAFVAFGEAVNQGIMSPQLSSLLFLVVGISMAITPWLAAGGQLIASRFEVHDVRSLLPVESETDDLQGHIIICGFGRVGQIIAQLLSERLIPFVALDVRSDRVAVGRSLDVPVYFGDAGSREVLHKVGAERACAAAITLDSPGANYRTVWALSKYFPNVKTFVRAHDVDHGLNLEKAGATAVVPETLEPSLQLAAAVLAQAKLPMSEIAATINEYRSRHLAELTELCETSGSSLGYGFSRMMSKPKPPSSDSTDENQFTEGTLAI